Proteins encoded by one window of Plasmodium falciparum 3D7 genome assembly, chromosome: 4:
- a CDS encoding erythrocyte membrane protein 1, PfEMP1, translating into MAQKVGGGGKDDYKDAKDLLDKIGQQVHDKVKNGDAETYKGALKGNLSFATASGETGGTNKPCDFGYDKLISGRGGVTARGDPCGKDGTGKEHRFSKERGAECDKNKISGSNDNEGACAPYRRLSLCNKNFPNMNSKDSLKAKNDLLADVCLAAKHEGNSINTHYQKYQAQYASSASSSQICTMLARSFADIGDIVRGKDLYSGNKKKKQTEREKLENNLKTIFGKIHSDVTKSGNNKDALQERYQKDEKDGNFFQLREDWWYANRATIWEALTCNAQGNTYFRQTACAGRSATRNQCRCDGANIVPTYFDYVPQYLRWFEEWAEDFCRKRKYKLENAKEQCREKDKYYQERYCSGNGYDCTQTVRAQEEYSMENNCHKCFFACNPFVKWLGNQKLEFDKQKKKYTQEIEKYKNGTKQATNGTTNNLYVKDFYDELKNKHENVRSFLELLSKETACQKHPKVEGEGYFDFTKFELNEIFSLTEYCKPCPYCGGKFVDGVFRSEGDEEGKCLRLFSSYVPPEGVDPTEIKVLISGEGHDNINKKLDAFCTNSNDNSLYEKWNCYHDKEGKDKCVWEYDEKDKNKKKVKKFYDFFRFWVTHMLDDSMEWKEKLKGCLKNGTKIKCKNGCKTPCKCFEKWIEQKKKEEWTKIRNHFYTQEGFGQEVGQGIPHYIILEQFLENEYFDGISDAYADPEQMEKIKEKLDEKKKERNDDPTNKETIIDFLLEHEGEDAKKCTNSHNDQECNQQKKQQQQETPARSGTSPSSPRDPNHVDSHEEPDDNDDDSSDEDGEDDVVEEAEEQTHKTTEGTGEGPKETTTQDTEVTDGPATDPSVEVCSIVDKLFSGNDFGDACGTKYDKYGKEKFPNWKCISDSTTKSGAPVKSGGSVCVPPRRRKLYIHDLQSLGVEVDKAPSQEDLLKWFVKSAAVETFFLWDRYKKENTKRQSGSPLPLLEGAGGGEETPETSLKNGTIPLPFLRQMFYTLADYKDILFSGDKDDNTKSSTYHDILKGDKEIKGREEKIQEQLKKFFQNSGNQSPPSGTLPPNSVKDPSSWWKENAQHIWNGMICALTYKEIEVKNPDGKNTYKIEQIQDADKLLGKIKEEKGEYHYSKVTLKDENSGTQAKSNDDTKLENFVERPPFFRWLHEWGSDFCGKRARMLKNVKDNCRSGIHGERYSSGDGENCEKMLRDDYDTVPDLEYRDCGKYCRFYKKWIEKKKTEYENQQKAYTGQKKKYEEESKGGVNGVCETLQENAAQFLERLKNGPCKNDNVDDSGKDKTGNSHIKFDDHKTFGHENYCDPCPIFGIESKNSGWSEVTQKTCKDNAVITKDNIKTKIKADQQVVLHVSDNSDHKFERGLDECKEADIFKGIRKEEWECDKLCNSVVCFLKKKNENGTDLKQYIEIRALLKRWVDNFFDDYNKIKHKISHCINSGNKSTCTNDCPNKCKCVRKWIEKKKNEWEEIKKRFNDQYKKENNEGTSSNLNSFLETLIPQTDVDNVIGKVKTLSDLYDSNECIDTDTSKKGQHEYNDVVECLLYKLQKKIDTYNTQTIEVTDPNSCVLKPTEDETYDESPEDDTSTTSVVPEFCEQFVKPEAPPPKVPEIPKEEDKDKRDEEKPASPTDDVDTDSAGTEKLPTPPAPAPVPRSRPKQRKKQKRQITPKEYRLTDVLLPSAFPLSVGIAFVALSYFVLKKKTKASVGNLFQILQIPKSDYGTPTPKSKNRYIPYVSDRYKGKTYIYMEGDSSGDEKYAFMSDTTDVTSSESEYEELDINDIYAPRAPKYKTLIEVVLEPSGNNTTASGKNTTASGKTQSGNNTTASGKNTPSDTQNDIQNDGIPSSDIPHTNKFTDDEWNTLKHDFISNMLQNEPNTEPNILRDNVDNNTNPKTLHVSMDEKPFIMSIHDRNLYSGEEYSYNVNMSTNSMDDRQYVSNNVYSGIDLINDSLNSNNVDIYDELLKRKENELFGTNHVKQTSIHSVAKPISDDPLLNQLELFHKWLDRHRDMCEKWENHHERLAKLKEKWENETHSGNTHPSDSNKTLNTDVSIQIDMNNPKTTNEFTYVDSNPNQVDDTYVDSNPDNSSMDTILEDLDKPFNEPYYYDMYDDDIYYDVNDHDASTVDSNNMDVPSKVQIEMDINTKLVKEKYPIGDVWDI; encoded by the exons ATGGCGCAGAAAGTTGGTGGGGGTGGTAAGGATGACTATAAGGATGCAAAGGACCTTTTGGATAAAATTGGGCAACAAGTGCACGACAAAGTGAAAAATGGTGATGCTGAAACATATAAAGGGGCGTTGAAAGGAAATTTGTCATTTGCAACTGCTAGTGGAGAAACAGGTGGCACCAATAAACCATGCGATTTTGGATATGATAAACTTATTAGTGGTAGGGGTGGTGTTACTGCTCGCGGTGATCCGTGCGGAAAGGATGGAACAGGAAAAGAACATCGTTTTTCTAAAGAACGTGGCGCTGAATGTGATAAGAACAAAATAAGTGGTAGTAATGATAATGAAGGAGCGTGTGCTCCATATAGACGGTTATCTCTATGTAACAAAAATTTTCCAAATATGAATAGTAAGGATAGTTTGAAAGCTAAAAATGATTTGTTGGCAGATGTGTGTCTTGCAGCCAAACATGAAGGAAACTCAATAAATACACATTATCAAAAATATCAAGCACAATATGCTTCTTCTGCTTCTTCTTCTCAAATATGTACTATGTTGGCACGCAGTTTTGCCGATATAGGTGATATCGTACGCGGCAAAGATCTATATAgtggtaataaaaaaaaaaagcaaacagaaagagaaaaattagaaaataatttGAAAACAATTTTCGGGAAAATACATAGTGACGTGACGAAGAGCGGCAATAATAAGGATGCGCTACAAGAACGCTAccaaaaagatgaaaaagacGGAAATTTCTTTCAATTACGAGAAGATTGGTGGTATGCGAATCGCGCCACAATCTGGGAAGCATTAACATGTAACGCTCAAGGTAATACATATTTTCGACAAACAGCGTGTGCAGGAAGAAGTGCGACTCGTAATCAATGCCGGTGTGACGGCGCAAATATTGTCCCCACATATTTTGACTATGTGCCGCAGTATCTTCGTTGGTTCGAAGAATGGGCAGAAGACTTTTGTCGTAaacgaaaatataaattagaaAATGCTAAAGAACAATGTCgtgaaaaagataaatattatcaaGAACGATATTGTAGTGGTAATGGCTACGATTGCACACAAACTGTTAGGGCGCAGGAAGAATATAGTATGGAAAATAATTGTCACAAATGTTTTTTTGCATGTAATCCTTTTGTAAAATGGTTAGGTAACCAAAAGCTGGAATTtgacaaacaaaaaaaaaaatatacacaagaaatagaaaaatataaaaacggAACAAAACAAGCAACAAATGGAACTACTAATAACTTATATGTAAAAGATTTTTATGATGAACTTAAAAACAAACACGAAAATGTGAGAAGCTTTTTAGAATTGTTAAGTAAAGAAACGGCGTGCCAAAAACACCCTAAAGTGGAAGGAGAAGGTTATTTTGATTTTACTAAATTTGAACttaatgaaatattttctCTTACAGAATATTGTAAACCTTGTCCTTATTGTGGAGGTAAGTTCGTAGATGGAGTATTTAGAAGTGAAGGTGACGAAGAGGGTAAATGCCTACGTTTATTCAGTAGCTACGTACCTCCAGAGGGTGTAGATCCTACTGAAATTAAAGTCCTCATCAGTGGTGAAGgacatgataatattaacaaaaaattagACGCTTTTTGTACAAATTCAAATGATAATtctttatatgaaaaatggaATTGTTATCATGACAAAGAAGGAAAAGATAAATGTGTATGGgaatatgatgaaaaagataaaaacaagaaaaaagtaaagaagttttatgatttttttagGTTTTGGGTTACACATATGTTAGACGATTCTATGGAATGGAAAGAGAAACTTAAGGGATGCTTAAAAAATGGTacgaaaataaaatgtaaaaatggATGCAAAACACCATGTAAATGTTTTGAAAAATGgattgaacaaaaaaaaaaagaagaatggACGAAAATAAGAAACCATTTTTACACGCAAGAAGGTTTTGGACAGGAAGTAGGTCAAGGAATACcacattatattattcttgAACAATTTTTGGAAAATGAGTATTTCGATGGTATATCCGATGCTTATGCAGATCCAGAACAGATGGagaaaattaaagaaaaattggatgagaaaaaaaaagaacgaAATGACGATCCTACCAACAAGGAAACAATAATTGATTTCTTGCTTGAACATGAAGGAGAAGATGCCAAAAAATGCACAAACTCACATAATGATCAAGAATGCAAccaacaaaaaaaacaacaacaacaagaAACTCCCGCCCGCTCCGGCACTTCCCCATCATCACCACGTGACCCCAACCACGTTGACTCCCACGAGGAACCCGACGACAACGATGACGACTCCTCAGACGAAGATGGCGAAGATGACGTGGTGGAAGAGGCGGAAGAGCAAACACACAAGACCACGGAAGGGACGGGGGAGGGACCAAAAGAAACAACAACACAAGACACAGAAGTCACGGACGGGCCGGCAACAGATCCGTCAGTGGAGGTTTGCAGCATAGTGGACAAACTATTTAGTGGTAACGATTTTGGTGACGCGTGCGGaacaaaatatgataaatatggtAAGGAAAAGTTCCCCAATTGGAAGTGCATAAGTGACAGTACCACTAAATCTGGTGCCCCTGTCAAAAGTGGTGGTAGTGTTTGTGTGCCACCCAGGAGGCGAAAACTATACATACACGATTTACAATCACTAGGCGTAGAGGTCGACAAAGCGCCGTCACAAGAGGATTTACTCAAGTGGTTTGTGAAGAGTGCTGCGGTAGAAACCTTCTTCTTATGGGATagatataaaaaggaaaacacGAAGAGACAAAGTGGGTCACCACTACCACTACTCGAAGGTGCCGGTGGTGGTGAAGAAACCCCCGAAACCTCCTTAAAAAATGGTACCATACCCCTACCCTTCTTGCGTCAGATGTTTTATACATTAGCAGACTacaaagatatattatttagtgGTGATAAAGACGACAACACGAAGAGTAGTACCTACCACGACATACTTAAAGgtgataaagaaataaagggAAGAGAAGAGAAAATACAAGAACAGTTAAAGAAGTTTTTTCAAAATAGTGGTAACCAATCTCCTCCTAGTGGCACCCTCCCCCCAAATAGTGTTAAAGACCCCTCCTCTTGGTGGAAAGAAAACGCACAACATATCTGGAATGGAATGATATGTGCACTAACATATAAAGAAATCGAGGTAAAAAACCCAGACGGCAAAAACACATATAAAATAGAACAGATTCAAGATGCGGACAAACTTTTGGGAAAAATCAAAGAAGAAAAAGGCGAGTACCATTACAGCAAAGTGACACTTAAAGATGAAAATAGTGGTACCCAAGCCAAAAGCAACGACGATACCAAATTGGAAAATTTTGTGGAAAGACCCCCATTTTTTCGTTGGTTACATGAGTGGGGAAGCGACTTTTGTGGTAAAAGGGCGCGGATGTTGAAAAACGTGAAGGATAATTGTCGTAGTGGAATACATGGTGAAAGATATAGTAGTGGGGATGGTGAAAATTGTGAAAAAATGCTTCGTGACGATTATGATACTGTTCCGGATTTAGAATATCGGGATTGTGGTAAATATTGtagattttataaaaaatggatagaaaaaaaaaaaacagaataTGAGAACCAACAAAAGGCATATActggacaaaaaaaaaaatacgaaGAGGAAAGTAAGGGTGGTGTTAATGGAGTTTGTGAAACACTACAGGAGAACGCTGCACAATTTTTAGAAAGGTTAAAAAACGGACCGtgtaaaaatgataatgtaGATGATAGTGGAAAGGATAAAACAGGAAACAGTCACATAAAATTTGATGATCATAAAACATTTGGACATGAAAATTATTGTGATCCATGTCCTATATTTGGAATTGAAAGTAAAAACAGTGGTTGGAGTGAAGTTACTCAAAAGACGTGCAAAGATAACGCGGTTATTACtaaagataatattaaaacaaaGATAAAAGCTGATCAACAAGTTGTTTTGCATGTGAGTGATAACAGTGACCATAAATTTGAAAGAGGCTTAGACGAATGTAAAGAAGCAGATATTTTTAAGGGTATTAGAAAAGAGGAATGGGAATGCGACAAATTATGCAATTCAGTTGTATGTTtcctcaaaaaaaaaaatgaaaatggtacagatttaaaacaatatatagaaattagAGCATTGCTTAAACGTTGGgtagataatttttttgacgattataataaaattaaacataAAATTTCACATTGTATAAATAGTGGAAATAAATCCACATGTACAAATGATTGTCCAAATAAATGTAAGTGCGTGAGGAAATGGatagagaaaaaaaagaatgaatgggaagaaataaaaaaacgtTTCAATgatcaatataaaaaagaaaacaatgAGGGTACTTCTAGTAATTTAAACTCTTTTTTGGAGACATTGATACCTCAAACTGATGTTGACAACGTTATAGGAAAGGTTAAAACATTAAGTGATTTGTATGATTCAAATGAATGTATTGACACTGATACCTCAAAAAAGGGACAGCATGAATATAACGATGTCGTAGAATGTTTGCTTTATAaacttcaaaaaaaaattgatacaTATAATACGCAAACTATTGAAGTAACTGATCCAAATAGTTGTGTTCTAAAACCCACAGAAGACGAAACTTACGACGAATCCCCCGAAGACGACACATCAACAACATCTGTAGTTCCGGAATTTTGTGAACAGTTTGTTAAACCTGAAGCGCCACCTCCTAAGGTACCAGAAATTCCAAAGGAAGAAGATAAAGATAAAAGAGATGAGGAAAAACCCGCATCACCAACTGATGACGTGGATACAGACTCCGCAGGGACCGAAAAACTTCCAACTCCACCAGCTCCTGCTCCAGTACCTAGATCACGACCAAAACAacgaaaaaaacaaaaacgaCAAATAACCCCCAAGGAATATAGATTAACCGATGTGTTACTACCTTCTGCGTTTCCGTTAAGTGTAGGAATAGCGTTTGTTGCGTTGAGTTATTTTGTACTGAAG aaaaaaaccAAAGCATCTGTTGGAAATTTATTCCAAATACTGCAAATACCCAAAAGTGATTATGGAACACCTACCCCGAAATcaaaaaatagatatatcCCCTATGTTAGTGATCGATATAAAggcaaaacatatatatatatggaaggAGATAGCAGTGGAGATGAAAAATATGCATTTATGTCTGATACTACTGATGTAACTTCCTCAGAAAGTGAATATGAAGAATtggatattaatgatatatatgcacCACGTGCtcctaaatataaaacattgatTGAAGTCGTACTAGAACCTAGTGGTAACAACACAACAGCTAGTGGTAAAAACACAACAGCTAGTGGTAAAACACAAAGTGGTAACAACACAACAGCTAGTGGTAAAAACACACCTAGTGATACACAAaatgatatacaaaatgatgGTATACCTAGTAGTGATATACCacatacaaataaatttacTGATGATGAGTGGAATACATTGAAACATGATTTTATATCTAATATGTTACAAAATGAACCAAATACAGAACCAAATATTTTACGTGATAATGtggataataatacaaatccCAAAACGTTACATGTTAGTATGGACGAAAAACCTTTTATTATGTCTATTCATGATAGAAATTTATATAGTGGAGAAGAATATAGTTATAATGTTAATATGAGTACTAATAGTATGGATGATCGACAATATGTAtcaaataatgtatattctGGTATAGATTTAATTAATGATTCGTTGAATAGTAATAATGTTGATATTTATGATGAATTATTGAAACGAAAAGAAAACGAATTATTCGGGACAAATCATGTGAAACAAACAAGTATACATAGTGTTGCCAAACCTATAAGTGACGACCCCCTACTCAACCAACTGGAACTATTCCATAAATGGTTAGATAGACATAGAGATATGTGCGAAAAGTGGGAAAATCATCACGAACGATTAGccaaattaaaagaaaagtgGGAAAATGAGACACATAGTGGTAACACTCACCCTAGTGATAGTAACAAAACGTTGAATACTGATGTTTCTATACAGATAGATATGAATAATCCCAAAACTACAAATGAGTTTACATATGTGGATAGTAACCCCAACCAAGTGGATGACACCTACGTGGATAGTAACCCTGACAATTCTTCTATGGATACTATCTTGGAGGATCTGGACAAACCATTTAATGAACCCTACTATTATGATATGTAT